In Pedobacter africanus, a single window of DNA contains:
- a CDS encoding TIM-barrel domain-containing protein — protein sequence MKPLFRPELKRTAILLLALPLILAGTNSIAQKKTAAAQHSAPENPKAISAKKISPTVIEVLLSNKQKMLLDFYGDNIFRLFQDNSGGAMRDPEAKPEAKILVANPRKPVAKLSVSEDTNLITIITPKVNIQIDKRTALLKVINPLSHTVAIESIAPVKFDTKAVTLTLKENPQEYFYGGGVQNGRFSHKGRAIAIENQNSWTDGGVASPTPYYWSSNGYGVLWHTFKKGRYDFGAKEKGSVKLSHETTYLDVFIMINNGAKALLNDFYQLTGNPVLLPKFGFYQGHLNAYNRDFWKENEKGILFEDGKRYQESQKDNGGIKESLNGEKNNYQFSARAVIDRYKKNDMPFGWLLPNDGYGAGYGQTETLDGNIGNLKSLGDYARKNGVEIGLWTQSDLHPKAGISALLQRDIIKEVKDAGVRVLKTDVAWVGAGYSFGLNGVSDVAQIMSQYGNNSRPFIISLDGWAGTQRYAGVWSGDQTGGVWEYIRFHIPTYLGSGLSGQPNITSDMDGIFGGKNPVINTRDFQWKTFTPMQLNMDGWGSNEKYPQALGEPITSINRTYLKLKSELMPYAYSIAKEAVTGLPMIRAMFLDYPNTYTMGTATQYQFLYGPDFLVAPIYQATKADDKGNDIRDGIYLPEGIWIDYFTGEKYKGNCILNNFDAPLWKLPVFVKAGAIIPLANPNNNVSEINKKIRTYEIYPLGKSAFTEYDDDGTTEQYRSGQGVSTLITAEVDQKGLATVTIHTAKGSFNGFVKQKATAFKINLTTKPSGILAKIGKAKVNLTEARSMPEFLRKENTYFYDAAPNLNNFATKGSEFEKVPITKNPQLLVKLATTDITLNSVTLAVAGFKYEPADQHRNSSGKLAAPANARVLDNNTEAYTLKPSWEKVEHADFYEIDFNGMHYTAIKDTALLFEGLAAESKYTFKLRAVNKDGNSEWTEIKATTKSNPLEFAIQGITAETTAQNQSSSEIDKLFDFDEGNLWHTKWGTKSVPFDLVIDLKAISQLDKFHYLPRTGRGNGTLQKGKVSYSNNKAEWTAAGDFEWQANDKVKVFNFSTHPTARYVKIAIDSAVGGFGSGRELYIFKVPGTESYLPGDINNDRLIDKNDLTSYTNYTGLRKGDADFEGYISKGDINKNNLIDAYDISVVATQLEGGADNNKADEPSGKLEISTARQNYNKGEIIEVKVKGTGLKSVNALSFALPYNQQDYEFMSLQSINMKQMENLTYDRLHTNGARALYPTFVNVGKKETLSGDNELFILKLKAKRNLKFELKITDGILVNSRLSAVNF from the coding sequence ATGAAACCACTTTTCAGACCTGAATTAAAACGTACAGCCATACTACTGCTGGCCCTGCCGTTAATATTGGCAGGCACAAACAGCATTGCACAGAAAAAAACGGCCGCAGCACAGCATAGCGCCCCCGAAAACCCGAAGGCAATCAGTGCAAAGAAAATAAGCCCAACTGTAATTGAAGTGTTGCTTTCCAACAAGCAAAAAATGCTACTGGATTTTTACGGTGACAATATATTCAGATTGTTTCAGGACAATTCGGGCGGAGCCATGAGAGATCCCGAGGCAAAACCTGAGGCAAAAATATTGGTTGCTAACCCGAGAAAGCCTGTTGCTAAACTAAGTGTATCGGAAGATACAAATCTGATTACCATAATTACCCCTAAGGTTAACATTCAGATAGACAAGCGTACTGCCCTGCTTAAAGTTATTAACCCACTTAGCCATACGGTGGCTATAGAAAGTATTGCCCCGGTTAAATTTGACACAAAAGCAGTCACACTAACTTTAAAAGAAAACCCACAGGAATATTTTTACGGCGGTGGTGTACAAAATGGCCGCTTTTCACATAAAGGAAGGGCTATTGCCATAGAAAACCAGAACAGCTGGACAGATGGCGGTGTAGCCTCACCGACCCCTTACTACTGGTCATCTAATGGATACGGCGTTTTATGGCATACCTTTAAAAAAGGCAGGTACGACTTTGGGGCAAAAGAAAAAGGATCGGTTAAACTATCTCATGAAACAACGTATCTTGATGTGTTCATCATGATAAACAATGGTGCAAAAGCACTTTTGAACGATTTTTATCAGCTTACCGGAAACCCGGTACTGCTGCCTAAGTTTGGTTTTTACCAGGGACACCTCAACGCTTACAACAGGGATTTCTGGAAGGAAAATGAAAAAGGGATTTTATTTGAAGATGGAAAACGTTACCAGGAAAGCCAGAAAGACAACGGTGGCATCAAGGAGTCATTAAATGGCGAAAAAAACAATTACCAATTCTCTGCGCGTGCAGTGATAGACCGCTATAAAAAGAATGACATGCCTTTTGGCTGGCTGCTGCCTAATGACGGTTATGGAGCTGGATACGGGCAAACAGAAACGTTGGACGGAAATATCGGGAACCTTAAAAGCCTGGGCGATTATGCCCGCAAAAACGGGGTTGAAATTGGCTTATGGACCCAGTCCGATCTTCATCCTAAAGCAGGCATCAGCGCCCTGCTGCAACGCGATATCATTAAAGAAGTAAAGGATGCAGGCGTAAGGGTATTGAAAACCGATGTAGCCTGGGTGGGCGCTGGCTATTCTTTTGGTCTTAATGGCGTAAGCGATGTTGCCCAGATCATGTCTCAATACGGAAATAACAGCAGGCCGTTCATTATTTCACTTGACGGCTGGGCAGGCACACAAAGGTATGCAGGCGTATGGTCTGGCGACCAGACCGGAGGCGTTTGGGAATACATACGCTTTCATATTCCTACTTATCTGGGATCCGGGTTATCCGGGCAGCCCAATATCACCTCCGATATGGACGGCATTTTTGGCGGTAAGAACCCGGTCATCAATACCAGGGATTTTCAGTGGAAAACCTTTACCCCCATGCAGCTGAATATGGATGGCTGGGGAAGCAACGAAAAGTATCCGCAGGCGTTGGGCGAGCCCATAACCTCTATTAACCGTACCTATTTAAAGCTTAAATCGGAATTGATGCCCTACGCCTACAGCATTGCCAAAGAAGCGGTTACCGGCTTACCGATGATCAGGGCCATGTTCCTCGACTATCCAAATACCTACACCATGGGTACGGCAACCCAATACCAGTTCCTCTATGGTCCTGATTTTCTGGTAGCACCCATATACCAGGCTACCAAGGCAGACGATAAAGGCAACGACATCCGTGACGGCATCTATTTACCTGAAGGGATTTGGATCGATTACTTTACCGGAGAAAAATATAAAGGCAACTGCATCCTGAATAATTTTGACGCCCCCCTATGGAAACTACCTGTTTTTGTGAAAGCAGGCGCCATTATTCCGCTGGCAAATCCAAACAATAACGTCTCCGAGATCAATAAAAAGATCCGTACCTATGAGATCTATCCTTTAGGAAAAAGCGCATTTACGGAGTACGACGATGACGGAACAACTGAACAATACCGGTCTGGGCAAGGGGTATCAACCCTGATTACTGCTGAAGTTGACCAGAAGGGCCTTGCAACTGTTACCATACATACCGCTAAAGGCAGCTTCAATGGCTTTGTAAAACAGAAAGCTACAGCTTTTAAGATCAATTTAACAACCAAGCCGTCAGGTATTTTAGCCAAAATAGGTAAAGCCAAAGTTAACCTGACTGAAGCCAGATCAATGCCGGAGTTCCTGAGGAAAGAAAACACCTATTTCTACGATGCAGCGCCTAATTTAAACAACTTTGCAACAAAAGGGAGCGAATTCGAAAAAGTACCCATCACCAAAAACCCTCAGCTTTTGGTAAAACTGGCTACAACGGACATTACCTTAAATAGTGTTACCCTTGCCGTAGCAGGTTTCAAATATGAGCCGGCAGACCAGCACCGCAATTCTTCAGGAAAGCTGGCAGCGCCTGCGAATGCCCGCGTTTTGGACAACAACACTGAGGCATATACTTTGAAGCCCAGCTGGGAAAAAGTTGAGCATGCAGATTTCTACGAAATAGATTTCAATGGCATGCATTACACAGCAATTAAGGATACCGCCCTTTTATTTGAAGGGCTTGCTGCCGAAAGCAAATATACTTTCAAATTGAGGGCAGTAAATAAAGATGGAAATTCTGAATGGACAGAAATTAAAGCTACCACAAAATCCAATCCGCTTGAATTTGCCATCCAGGGTATTACTGCCGAAACAACAGCACAAAACCAATCCTCATCAGAAATTGACAAACTGTTCGACTTTGATGAAGGGAACCTGTGGCACACCAAATGGGGTACCAAATCTGTTCCTTTTGACCTGGTTATAGACCTTAAAGCCATTAGCCAGCTGGATAAATTCCACTATCTGCCGCGTACCGGCAGAGGCAATGGCACCTTACAAAAAGGAAAAGTGTCTTATAGCAACAATAAGGCAGAATGGACCGCAGCGGGCGACTTTGAATGGCAGGCCAATGATAAGGTTAAAGTATTCAATTTCAGCACCCATCCAACTGCCCGATATGTTAAAATTGCTATTGACAGTGCCGTAGGCGGCTTTGGCTCGGGCAGGGAGCTGTACATTTTTAAAGTACCGGGTACAGAAAGTTACCTTCCGGGAGACATCAATAACGACAGGTTGATCGATAAAAATGACCTTACATCGTATACCAACTATACTGGCCTAAGAAAAGGTGATGCCGATTTTGAAGGTTACATCAGCAAGGGTGACATCAATAAAAACAACCTGATTGATGCCTACGACATTTCGGTGGTGGCTACCCAGCTTGAAGGTGGGGCAGACAACAATAAAGCCGATGAGCCCAGTGGTAAACTGGAAATAAGTACTGCCAGACAAAATTACAATAAAGGTGAAATTATTGAGGTTAAAGTGAAGGGAACTGGTCTTAAATCTGTAAATGCGCTAAGTTTTGCCTTGCCTTACAACCAGCAGGATTATGAATTTATGTCCTTACAGTCAATAAACATGAAACAGATGGAAAACCTGACCTATGACAGGCTGCACACAAACGGCGCCAGGGCATTGTATCCTACTTTTGTAAATGTGGGCAAAAAGGAAACCTTATCTGGTGATAACGAACTATTTATCTTAAAATTAAAAGCAAAGCGCAATCTAAAATTTGAACTCAAAATAACGGATGGCATCCTGGTTAACAGCAGGCTGAGTGCTGTTAATTTCTAA
- a CDS encoding MFS transporter: protein MLKLILHTYKTSFSGLSRETWLLSIVMMFNRCGSMAVPFMGLYVTQSLHRSEVDAGLIITLFGIGSILGSAMGGKLTDLIGFRPVQILSSIIGGILFILFSTISHFSTLCILTVVISFFSDAFRPANFTAVVSYAKEGTTTRSYSLNRLATNIGWSVGISMAGIIASINYKLLFIVEGAVSILVGLSILFFLPKVQGFIKKAKENRTTQVIAKPWQDIFYVKFILLTTIFITCAFLMFRVVPVFFKEQWHIDEFAIGIIMGINGAVIALFEMIMINRIEKRRSPMFFIIIGAVFFASSYLLLSIPLIFHIAVAVLVMIVFTVGEMLVLPFINTVVVSRSNEYNRGLYAAGYTLSWSVAQVVGPLTGFYIARELGYNWLWAGIAFLLLLCAYAFRLLDKRH from the coding sequence ATGCTTAAACTTATACTCCATACCTATAAAACATCCTTTAGCGGCTTAAGCCGCGAGACCTGGTTGCTTAGCATCGTGATGATGTTTAACCGTTGCGGAAGCATGGCGGTACCTTTTATGGGGCTATACGTAACCCAAAGCCTGCACCGTTCTGAAGTAGATGCCGGCTTAATCATTACGCTGTTTGGCATAGGCTCAATTTTAGGCTCCGCAATGGGAGGTAAGCTTACAGATCTCATTGGTTTCAGGCCGGTACAGATCCTCTCGTCCATTATCGGGGGAATCCTGTTTATCCTATTTTCCACCATTAGCCATTTTTCCACCCTTTGTATTTTAACTGTAGTCATCAGTTTTTTTTCTGATGCTTTCAGGCCGGCAAACTTTACCGCGGTAGTTTCCTATGCAAAAGAAGGCACTACCACACGTTCCTATTCCCTAAACAGGCTGGCTACCAATATCGGCTGGTCTGTGGGCATCAGTATGGCCGGTATCATTGCTTCTATAAATTACAAATTGCTCTTTATTGTAGAAGGGGCAGTAAGTATCCTGGTTGGTCTTTCCATTCTGTTCTTTTTGCCTAAAGTTCAGGGGTTCATAAAAAAGGCTAAAGAGAATAGGACCACGCAGGTTATTGCCAAACCCTGGCAGGACATTTTCTACGTGAAGTTCATTCTGCTTACCACCATATTTATTACCTGTGCATTTTTAATGTTCAGGGTTGTACCCGTCTTTTTTAAAGAACAATGGCATATAGATGAATTTGCTATTGGTATTATTATGGGAATAAATGGGGCTGTCATTGCACTTTTTGAAATGATCATGATCAACAGAATCGAAAAAAGGCGCTCACCCATGTTCTTCATTATTATTGGTGCTGTTTTCTTTGCAAGTTCATACCTGTTGCTGAGCATCCCGCTCATCTTTCATATAGCTGTAGCCGTGCTGGTGATGATTGTTTTTACCGTAGGCGAGATGTTGGTGCTGCCTTTTATCAATACGGTGGTGGTTAGCAGGAGCAACGAGTATAACAGGGGATTGTATGCCGCAGGTTATACCTTAAGCTGGTCGGTTGCCCAGGTTGTTGGGCCGCTAACAGGCTTTTACATTGCCAGGGAACTGGGCTATAACTGGCTTTGGGCGGGCATTGCTTTTCTTTTGTTGCTGTGTGCCTACGCATTCAGGTTGCTGGATAAAAGACATTGA
- a CDS encoding DUF1801 domain-containing protein, whose product MNTDIQAYNDAQSEVYKEICNKLASEINKNLTEAESKIWHAHPVWFLDGNPIVGYSKLKAGIRLMFWSGADFDEEQLKINTGKFKDASITYTNAGEVNIADLKRWLEKSRGIQWDYKNIVKRKGALLRLK is encoded by the coding sequence ATGAATACTGATATACAAGCTTATAATGATGCCCAATCTGAAGTATATAAAGAAATCTGCAACAAACTGGCTTCAGAGATCAACAAAAATCTTACTGAAGCAGAAAGTAAAATATGGCATGCACATCCGGTTTGGTTTTTAGATGGAAACCCTATAGTAGGGTACAGTAAATTAAAAGCAGGCATACGCCTGATGTTCTGGAGCGGGGCCGATTTTGATGAGGAGCAGCTTAAAATAAACACAGGTAAATTTAAAGATGCTTCCATAACCTACACCAATGCCGGTGAGGTCAATATAGCCGATCTGAAACGCTGGCTCGAAAAATCCAGAGGAATACAATGGGACTATAAAAACATAGTTAAAAGAAAGGGTGCACTGCTACGTTTGAAATAG
- a CDS encoding DUF808 domain-containing protein, producing MASGIFAILDDIAALMDDVAVTAKIATKKTAGILGDDLAVNAEKATGFLSSRELPVLWAITKGSFINKLIIVPIALLLNAFFPIAIKVILILGGVYLAYEGVEKIIEYFFHRQKEGHEVVAEIKQDGKDAEKAKVKSAIMTDFILSIEIVIIALGTVLTESLSLQILTVSVVALLATVGVYGIVAIIVRMDDAGYKLIKRSGDKGLVASMGHILVKSLPVIIRILAVVGTIALILVAGGIFAHNIDFLHHLLPTVPSIIKETLLGLIAGLLAVAMVKIVKAIF from the coding sequence ATGGCTTCAGGCATTTTTGCGATTTTAGACGATATAGCTGCCTTAATGGATGATGTTGCGGTAACAGCTAAAATTGCAACAAAAAAAACAGCGGGAATTTTAGGAGATGATTTGGCGGTAAATGCAGAAAAAGCTACCGGTTTCCTTTCTTCAAGGGAACTACCTGTACTGTGGGCAATTACCAAAGGTTCTTTCATCAACAAACTGATTATTGTTCCGATTGCACTGCTGCTAAATGCATTTTTCCCGATTGCCATTAAAGTCATCCTGATCCTTGGAGGGGTTTACCTGGCCTATGAAGGCGTAGAAAAAATAATCGAATACTTCTTTCACCGCCAGAAAGAAGGCCATGAGGTAGTGGCTGAAATTAAACAGGATGGTAAGGATGCTGAAAAAGCAAAAGTAAAATCGGCCATCATGACTGATTTTATCTTGTCTATCGAGATTGTAATCATCGCCTTGGGAACCGTGCTTACAGAAAGCCTTAGCCTGCAGATCCTAACCGTATCTGTGGTGGCTTTACTGGCTACAGTTGGTGTTTATGGTATAGTTGCCATCATTGTACGAATGGATGATGCAGGCTATAAACTGATCAAACGCTCGGGCGACAAAGGCCTGGTTGCCAGCATGGGCCATATATTGGTGAAATCACTTCCTGTCATCATCAGGATACTTGCAGTAGTTGGAACAATAGCCCTGATTTTGGTTGCAGGTGGTATATTTGCACATAACATCGACTTTTTACACCATTTACTGCCAACGGTTCCTTCAATAATTAAGGAGACATTGTTAGGATTAATTGCAGGACTGCTTGCTGTTGCAATGGTAAAGATCGTAAAAGCAATCTTTTAA
- a CDS encoding TfoX/Sxy family protein codes for MAYNEQLANRVRILLSDRDDVTEKEMFSGICFMVDDKMCICVSGTELLCRIGAEKVETVLEEGNCRNMMSNGRVMKDYVYVEDTALDNQNKLKYWLDLCLAFNPKARSSKKKTKPGTS; via the coding sequence ATGGCCTACAATGAACAGCTAGCTAATCGTGTGCGCATCCTGCTCTCCGACCGTGATGATGTGACGGAAAAGGAAATGTTTAGCGGAATATGCTTTATGGTGGATGATAAAATGTGTATCTGCGTTTCGGGTACAGAACTCTTGTGCCGCATTGGTGCAGAAAAAGTAGAAACAGTATTGGAAGAAGGTAACTGCAGGAATATGATGAGCAATGGCCGCGTGATGAAAGACTATGTTTATGTAGAGGATACAGCCTTAGATAACCAGAACAAACTAAAATACTGGCTAGACCTTTGCCTGGCTTTTAACCCTAAAGCAAGGTCATCAAAGAAAAAAACCAAACCGGGCACATCATAA